A single genomic interval of Argopecten irradians isolate NY chromosome 8, Ai_NY, whole genome shotgun sequence harbors:
- the LOC138329724 gene encoding phthioceranic/hydroxyphthioceranic acid synthase-like isoform X3, which produces MPGSTQRYDEWDYKLFNVNKMEAATVDPQQRYVLDCVHMAMEDGGITRRDLNGSNTGVYIGVMNDDYKVRSSDDLNTMTNYSLTGTSTSIISARVSYTYNLLGPSMSIDTACSSALVAIHTASQALKSGDCDVAICGGVNSILYPDIFVPLSKARMVSPTGQCQAFSNKADGYARGEGCGIVILKTKKQAVLDGNKIWAAIATGCNQDGRTTTPITAPSSNQQRNLLVKVYSKTGIDPNDIQYIEAHGTGTPVGDPIETNTLGEFFAQKRQNGDSYQNNILLGSVKTNIGHLESAAGAAGLVKVLLMMQNEKIVPSLHYDNPNPNISFDEFRLEVARNMSQWPCLKKGGRLSCVNSFGFGGTNSHAVIKQYRVDDFKEEKKTRKSNRIIAVTGSDIRSLGKNLYQLKENIHKAKYCLEDISYTSTCRRDHYAYRTAFLVKTKEDVVRNCNEHLHQLQTIKPAGFSKPNMVFVFCGVGTAWTGMCQELLNKEDKFTETVREIDRILTPLAGWSIIQTLTDGFDISDPLKSHLAIFTCQVAMAKLWNHLGIQPDIIVGQSVGEVAAAYAAGVLSIEDAVRVIYERSRILDEAKGGTMCVIGNCNVSLVGDTCKKFRGKVNIAVNTSPKACTLTGDRDAIEEAIKILEKENKDKSFIRRLNVQCAYHSHYMESASEKLETALCGLKGMEPHCKLISTVTGEFAMGNEFVSPQYWAKNVRQPVLLQHAITKAQSDKTFNIYLEIGPKPVLRFHLGDIVGTGNATALPSMTEKKELDMLQLSMIELFKHGIDPCWSNIVTTASLTDLPKCSFSPVKLLFQSDVTLLKISGVRTTQSSHLFVERAGGDEIRFKINISPTTTWFLYEHVVSGTIVVPGAFYIDVALQIAMEFGIKGQKNISVSAQFVQPLHLNKAEPCKAEAYVEHLDDGLSIHVLKNKVTSARCQIRESDGHSLETVDVEAIRKRCTVHQSATETYQNLKRLGFSYGSELKILGNALKSDNECLVQMKLTDRIIKDIDATHLHPAILDGLLQTTGVFNLQTNIGTTLLPAGIESIMTRQSPEKKMLAFATLVSHTKQRIRYNALLLTEDGRIIAEIRNFFIQCIGSNNKDEEDSMYEVRWEKKEMKVTSKESQHSGKEQQNSVVISLDRSDAEIFDSEINNMSSYHLATHDEYFESKLTDYLRMSGHTCINSLIFSVNKEKSLDQLTGEEVMKRVSANACALLKICQQLVNLRIDLPVLIITEKTQGPGVSQNQVENVIGSELWGMARSIVLEYPLQLTLIDRHVPLRQCSSTIEDLLIYQNPQLCSEAELLVTTNKVYFNRLVPQQELPREYKWISIENSDRVHLKSRRPDNVEDKFCLLQDIEPIPKGMFMEVEQAVMHDSALCSLTTQSAWNDIPIWASEKEDGFDILTFEICGKVTVHSDDKPPNQLEGMYAACSPFTLQSIVEVHQDCIVRIDDLPSYKPGTLRASAFLWHMKEYLVRGITLIITNGDDNVGEILRAMLPKPQASQVVIDTLDGLHNPDTQQYNVETVVILTTVTFATLCDLLDKTEGVHTCLSLELFGTMHTWQTARKKYGELSFIILYNEDILMRKNLSETILKVGKWLRKNLSKIQCDNWAEKTTRVVTLDSAKQQEKRVKVRKEQLFRRKSCYVIVGGLTGLGWEIVKYLATDCSTSIVILSRSVPNAAQTREISKLEKLTSTSIKALSADITSIGSLEKAFTRIENYYGQHSVKGIFHGGAVLNDGLFINQTNESFKKVLLPKVLGSWNLHTFSKRYDLDFFILHSSVASVIGNKGQSNYSAGNAFMDSLAHYRAANDYPGLSINWGPLAVGMAADNAVQEELERSGYMFLGVRITIDSLVKTLMSDGNQILVGIFDWSLVESQFTDVSLERVRRRFRRVMNNDNKRNMQAISAELVGNHYMNTTEGITSFVIDVASLVFATDANMISISTSLMNLGIDSMVAMTFMNTINGATNCAIPVVLLMSEETTIETIVDYLETNIKQTTDMTRKQTDVAKPDDLTHMEKEYFIPENIDASHLFTYVDFEASGHFANKEIWKALLGHVVMKHEALRTHFVQRRDSYGKSTYTRVVTPAEKTELYFKVVERGSINRNERIPSDMTMYRFFPETDFPLRLLFEEADGKCYIRMVFSHLTFDMTSIMLVLEDIQNFKINADVQVPGSMTKDIAGHVNERLREHENALKEYWKRKIPAGLSSLSMADTEREIPQEINISTTTAHIPQQLVLKLAQFCRNNEITQFQLMVTAYQILLHVVTRVDTICVLTLADMRMLFPQFQRDIGCMVNKVPLFLSLSKERTINNLLIENGKDIWMMLNSGLYPFRQIVNEVSARNDDPDAIFRHMLVYRDFQRANTEEKGGYVKLLNAVSPNNMHETVMVVWNDRINRALNLELEHNTLIISKPEAESILQLLISLLEYLIDHGDSTMNDMTREFNHAAQLIHPVGSEINRTSGIKQTTDMTRRQTDVAKPDDLTHMEKEYFIPENIDASHLFTYVDFEASGHFANTEMWKALLEHVVMKHAALRTHFVQRRDSYGKSTYTRVVTPAEKTELNFKVVERGSINRNERIPSDMTMYRFFPETDFPLRLLFEEADGKCYIRMVFSHLTFDMTSIMLVLEDIQNFKINADVQVPGSMTKDIAGHVNERLREHENALKEYWKRKIPAGLSSLSMADTEREIPQEINISTTTAHIPQQLVLKLAQFCRNNEITQFQLMVTAYQILLHVVTRVDTICVLTLADMRMLFPQFQRDIGCMVNKVPLFLSLSKERTINNLLIENGKDIWMMLNSGLYPFRQIVNEVSARNDDPDAIFRHMLVYRDFQRANTEEKGGYVKLLNAVSPNNMHETVMVVWNDRINRALNLELEHNTLIISKPEAESILQLLISILEYLIDHGDSTMNDMTREFNHAAQLIHPVGSEINRTSEISIASGEFLKQTRNGWNHRVQLSVCRDQDGDQVLVKWRRTKNHRSREIYGKDIESVDRGTCNGLHALTVSTKERNERVYTFMTPNKQLCDTITSCLLDRLEGARTKGQNTKL; this is translated from the exons ATATGATGAATGGGATTACAAATTGTTCAACGTCAACAAAATGGAAGCCGCCACGGTGGACCCCCAGCAGCGATACGTGCTTGACTGCGTTCATATGGCCATGGAAGATGGCGGAATCACGAGAAGAGATTTGAATGGGTCCAATACAGGGGTTTACATAG GTGTAATGAACGATGATTACAAAGTACGTTCAAGCGATGACCTGAACACTATGACCAACTACAGTCTGACCGGAACATCCACGAGTATTATATCCGCTAGAGTCTCCTACACCTACAACCTTCTTGGTCCGTCTATGTCAATTGACACCGCCTGTTCCTCAGCGTTGGTAGCGATCCACACAGCCTCACAGGCACTGAAATCTG GTGATTGTGACGTCGCCATCTGCGGCGGTGTTAACAGTATCCTGTACCCAGACATATTTGTTCCGCTAAGCAAGGCACGTATGGTTTCACCAACCGGACAGTGTCAAGCTTTCTCTAATAAGGCAGACGGCTATGCTAGGGGAGAGGGATGTGGAATagttatattaaaaacaaagaaacag GCTGTATTAGATGGTAACAAGATTTGGGCAGCCATAGCAACGGGATGCAATCAAGACGGACGGACAACAACACCTATCACTGCACCATCAAGTAACCAACAACGAAATCTCCTGGTGAAAGTTTATTCTAAAACCGGCATTGATCCGAATGATATCCAATACATAGAAGCACATG GCACTGGGACTCCTGTTGGTGACCCGATTGAAACAAATACACTAGGGGAGTTCTTTGCTCAGAAACGTCAAAATGGAGATAGTTATCAAAATAACATCCTCCTTGGATCAGTAAAAACTAATATCGGTCACTTGGAATCTGCCGCCGGAGCTGCGGGACTGGTCAAAGTTCTCTTGATGATGCAAAATGAAAAGATTGTTCCTTCTCTTCACTATGACAATCCAAACCCGAATAtcagttttgatgaatttcGTTTAGAGGTCGCCCGAAATATGTCACAATGGCCATGTCTTAAAAAAGGAGGACGGCTCTCCTGCGTAAACTCTTTTGGATTTGGAGGGACGAATAGTCATGCCGTCATCAAACAATACCGCGTGGATGACtttaaagaagaaaagaaaacacgTAAATCAAATCGTATTATCGCTGTTACTGGTAGtgatatcaggtctctaggaaAGAACTTATATCAATTGAAAGAGAACATACACAAAGCCAAATACTGTCTAgaggacatatcatatacatcGACATGCAGACGAGATCATTACGCATACCGCACTGCTTTTCTTGTGAAAACAAAAGAGGACGTGGTCAGAAATTGCAACGAACATTTGCATCAGCTTCAAACAATTAAACCAGCAGGTTTTTCTAAACCGAATATGGTCTTTGTCTTTTGTGGAGTGGGTACTGCCTGGACTGGAATGTGTCAAGAATTGTTGAACAAAGAAGACAAATTTACAGAGACAGTTAGAGAAATCGACAGAATCCTcactcctttagctggatggtctataatacaaacacttacagACGGGTTTGACATCAGCGATCCATTGAAGAGTCACCTGGCGATTTTCACTTGTCAGGTTGCAATGGCTAAACTTTGGAACCATTTAGGGATACAGCCAGACATTATCGTCGGACAGTCCGTAGGGGAAGTCGCGGCAGCATATGCAGCAGGAGTCCTATCGATAGAAGATGCAGTCAGGGTCATATACGAAAGATCACGCATATTAGATGAAGCGAAAGGTGGCACTATGTGCGTAATCGGCAATTGTAATGTGTCTTTGGTAGGTGACACTTGCAAGAAATTTAGGGGCAAAGTAAACATTGCCGTCAATACTAGCCCAAAAGCGTGTACACTGACCGGGGATAGAGATGCGATTGAAGAGGCCATAAAGATTCTAGAGAAAGAGAATAAAGACAAATCATTTATTCGTCGACTCAACGTGCAATGTGCCTACCACAGTCACTACATGGAATCTGCCAGTGAAAAATTGGAAACAGCTCTCTGCGGTCTTAAAGGAATGGAACCACATTGCAAATTGATATCCACAGTTACGGGAGAATTTGCCATGGGTAACGAGTTTGTCTCGCCGCAATATTGGGCAAAAAATGTTAGACAACCTGTACTGTTACAGCATGCCATAACTAAGGCGCAATCAGACAAAACCTTCAACATCTACCTTGAAATAGGGCCTAAGCCTGTATTGAGATTTCATCTCGGTGATATAGTTGGAACTGGTAATGCTACAGCGTTGCCATCTATGACAGAAAAGAAGGAATTAGATATGCTGCAACTTTCCATGATTGAACTTTTCAAACATGGCATTGACCCATGCTGGTCTAACATCGTTACAACAGCTTCACTGACGGATCTACCAAAATGTTCGTTCAGTCCTGTGAAACTATTGTTTCAATCAGATGTCACCCTTTTGAAAATCAGTGGTGTCCGGACAACTCAGTCAAGTCATCTATTTGTGGAGAGAGCAGGGGGAGATGAGATACGGTTCAAAATCAACATATCACCAACCACAACTTGGTTTCTCTACGAGCACGTTGTTTCGGGCACAATCGTGGTTCCTGGGGCGTTTTACATCGATGTCGCTCTGCAGATTGCCATGGAGTTTGGAATCAAAGGCCAGAAAAATATCAGTGTATCGGCACAGTTCGTACAACCACTACACTTAAACAAAGCAGAACCTTGTAAAGCAGAAGCATACGTCGAACACTTGGACGACGGGTTGTCCATTCATGTACTCAAAAACAAAGTAACGTCTGCCAGATGTCAGATACGAGAGTCGGATGGGCATTCACTTGAAACTGTAGACGTAGAAGCCATCCGAAAAAGATGTACAGTGCATCAGTCGGCCACTGAAACGTACCAGAATTTAAAGAGACTGGGGTTTTCTTATGGCAGCGAGTTAAAAATCTTGGGTAACGCATTGAAATCTGATAATGAGTGTCTTGTCCAAATGAAATTGACAGACAGAATCATAAAAGACATCGACGCTACGCACTTGCATCCAGCAATATTGGATGGACTTCTGCAAACTACAGGCGTTTTTAACCTACAAACCAACATAGGTACAACACTTCTCCCTGCAGGAATTGAAAGTATTATGACCCGCCAGTCCCCGGAAAAGAAGATGCTTGCCTTTGCAACATTGGTATCTCATACAAAACAAAGGATCCGGTACAATGCATTGCTTTTGACCGAGGATGGAAGAATCATTGCCGAAATTAGAAATTTCTTTATTCAGTGTATTGGTTCCAATAATAAGGATGAAGAGGATTCCATGTATGAGGTCAGATGGGAGAAGAAGGAAATGAAAGTCACGTCTAAAGAGAGTCAACACTCTGGCAAAGAACAACAAAACTCGGTCGTTATCTCCCTTGATAGAAGTGATGCAGAAATATTTGACTCGGAGATCAACAATATGTCCAGTTATCATCTTGCAACTCATGATGAATATTTCGAAAGCAAACTTACAGATTACTTGCGAATGTcaggacatacatgtatcaactcATTGATTTTCTCAGTCAATAAAGAGAAAAGCCTGGACCAATTAACTGGCGAAGAAGTGATGAAGAGAGTATCAGCAAATGCCTGCGCTCTATTAAAAATTTGTCAGCAGCTTGTTAATCTGAGGATAGATTTACCAGTTCTAATTATTACTGAGAAAACGCAGGGACCTGGTGTGTCACAGAATCAGGTAGAAAATGTCATCGGTTCTGAGCTTTGGGGAATGGCAAGGTCAATTGTTCTAGAGTATCCTTTGCAGCTTACATTGATTGACAGACATGTTCCATTACGTCAATGCAGTTCTACAATCGAAGACCTactaatttatcaaaatcctCAGTTATGCTCTGAGGCAGAACTTTTGGTCACTACAAACAAAGTGTACTTTAACCGACTAGTGCCACAACAGGAACTACCGAGGGAATACAAGTGGATATCTATAGAGAACTCTGACAGAGTGCACCTGAAATCACGTCGTCCAGACAATGTTGAAGACAAATTTTGCTTACTTCAGGATATAGAACCAATACCAAAAGGAATGTTCATGGAAGTAGAACAAGCTGTTATGCACGACAGTGCTTTATGTTCTTTGACGACACAATCTGCATGGAATGATATTCCGATTTGGGCATCCGAAAAAGAAGATggatttgatattttgacatttgagATATGCGGCAAAGTCACAGTTCATTCAGATGATAAGCCGCCGAATCAGCTCGAAGGAATGTATGCAGCTTGCTCCCCATTCACTTTACAAAGCATTGTTGAGGTACATCAAGATTGCATAGTGAGAATCGATGACTTGCCTAGTTATAAACCAGGAACTCTAAGGGCGTCAGCTTTCTTGTGGCACATGAAGGAATATCTTGTGAGAGGAATAACACTTATCATTACAAATGGAGACGACAACGTCGGTGAAATACTACGGGCGATGCTCCCGAAACCACAGGCTAGCCAAGTAGTTATTGACACTTTGGATGGTTTACATAATCCAGACACACAACAATATAATGTTGAAACAGTTGTTATTCTCACAACTGTAACCTTCGCAACACTTTGTGACCTTTTAGACAAGACAGAAGGGGTACATACCTGCCTATCTCTGGAGTTGTTTGGAACAATGCATACCTGGCAGACAGCACGAAAGAAGTATGGCGAATTATctttcattatattgtataatgaGGATATATTAATGAGGAAAAATCTCTCTGAAACCATTCTGAAAGTGGGCAAATGGCTAAGGAAGAATCTGTCCAAGATTCAATGCGACAACTGGGCTGAAAAAACAACCAGAGTGGTGACATTGGATTCGGCAAAACAGCAAGAGAAACGCGTGAAAGTCAGGAAAGAACAGCTATTCCGCAGAAAGAGTTGTTACGTCATCGTTGGAGGATTGACAGGGCTGGGATGGGAGATCGTCAAATACCTCGCAACAGATTGTTCAACAAGCATAGTAATACTTTCAAGATCTGTACCCAATGCCGCTCAAACGAGAgagatatcaaagctggagAAATTGACTTCGACATCGATAAAGGCTCTATCGGCAGACATCACAAGTATCGGGTCACTGGAAAAAGCTTTCACTAGGATTGAGAATTATTATGGACAACATTCCGTAAAAGGAATATTCCATGGCGGTGCTGTTTTGAATGACGGATTGTTCATCAACCAAACAAATGAGAGTTTTAAGAAAGTGTTGCTACCAAAAGTGCTAGGAAGCTGGAATCTCCACACTTTTTCAAAAcgatatgaccttgactttttCATTTTGCACTCCTCCGTGGCATCGGTGATcggaaataaaggtcaaagcaACTACAGCGCTGGTAATGCATTTATGGATTCCCTTGCTCATTACAGAGCAGCTAACGACTATCCTGGGCTGAGCATCAACTGGGGACCGCTGGCGGTTGGAATGGCCGCAGACAATGCAGTCCAGGAAGAGCTAGAGAGAAGCGGCTACATGTTTCTTGGTGTCAGAATAACCATTGACTCACTTGTAAAAACGCTTATGTCCGACGGAAATCAAATATTAGTTGGTATATTTGATTGGTCGTTGGTAGAAAGCCAGTTTACAGACGTATCTTTGGAACGAGTAAGACGACGATTCAGACGGGTGATGAACAATGATAACAAGAGAAATATGCAGGCAATATCAGCGGAACTGGTCGGCAATCATTATATGAATACCACCGAGGGCATCACAAGTTTTGTCATAGATGTTGCATCCCTTGTGTTTGCTACCGATGCCAATATGATCAGCATCTCGACCTCCTTGATGAATCTCGGAATAGATTCTATGGTAGCAATGACGTTTATGAACACCATTAATGGCGCTACAAACTGTGCAATTCCTGTCGTATTGCTAATGTCTGAGGAAACCACCATAGAAACGATAGTCGACTATCTTGAGACAAACATAAAACAGACAACAGATATGACAAGGAAGCAGACAGATGTAGCAAAACCCGATGACCTTACACATATGGAGAAAGAATACTTTATCCCAGAAAACATAGATGCATCGCATTTGTTTACCTATGTCGATTTCGAAGCATCTGGACATTTTGCTAATAAGGAGATATGGAAAGCCCTTCTGGGGCACGTTGTGATGAAACATGAAGCGCTGAGAACTCATTTTGTGCAGCGAAGAGACAGTTACGGAAAAAGTACTTACACTAGAGTTGTGACTCCGGCTGAAAAAACGGAACTATACTTCAAAGTCGTCGAAAGGGGGTCAATTAATAGAAACGAACGAATACCATCAGATATGACCATGTACAGATTCTTCCCAGAAACTGATTTTCCGCTTCGTCTTTTATTTGAAGAAGCAGATGGAAAGTGTTATATTAGAATGGTGTTCTCACATCTGACCTTTGATATGACATCGATAATGCTTGTTTTGGAGGACATTCAAAACTTCAAGATCAACGCAGATGTACAAGTTCCAGGATCAATGACCAAAGATATAGCTGGCCACGTGAATGAACGCCTACGCGAACACGAAAATGCATTGAAAGAATATTGGAAACGCAAAATACCTGCAGGTTTATCTTCATTATCCATGGCTGACACTGAGAGAGAGATCCCCCAAGAGATAAATATCTCAACAACAACAGCTCATATACCTCAACAACTTGTTCTGAAACTAGCACAGTTTTGCCGAAACAACGAGATTACCCAGTTTCAATTGATGGTGACAGCATATCAGATTCTTCTTCATGTTGTCACCAGAGTAGACACCATTTGTGTTTTAACCTTGGCAGACATGCGAATGTTATTTCCACAATTTCAACGGGATATAGGATGCATGGTGAACAAAGTTCCGCTTTTCCTGTCCTTATCAAAAGAACGTACAATCAACAACCTACTTATAGAAAACGGAAAGGACATTTGGATGATGCTTAACAGTGGCTTGTATCCCTTCAGGCAGATTGTAAATGAGGTTTCTGCCAGAAATGATGACCCTGACGCCATTTTCAGACACATGCTGGTATACAGAGACTTCCAAAGAGCAAACACAGAGGAAAAAGGTGGTTACGTGAAACTGTTAAACGCTGTGTCGCCAAACAACATGCATGAGACTGTGATGGTAGTATGGAATGATCGTATTAACAGAGCGTTGAATTTAGAACTCGAACACAACACCCTGATTATTAGCAAGCCGGAAGCAGAATCCATTTTGCAGCTTCTAATCAGCCTATTAGAGTATCTTATCGACCATGGTGATTCTACAATGAATGATATGACTCGTGAGTTCAACCATGCGGCACAACTGATACATCCTGTAGGCTCGGAAATCAATCGTACGTCTG GCATAAAACAGACAACAGATATGACAAGGAGGCAGACAGATGTAGCAAAACCCGATGACCTTACACATATGGAGAAAGAATACTTTATCCCAGAAAACATAGATGCATCGCATCTGTTTACCTATGTCGATTTCGAAGCATCTGGACATTTTGCTAATACGGAGATGTGGAAAGCCCTTCTGGAGCACGTTGTGATGAAACATGCAGCGCTGAGAACTCATTTTGTGCAGCGAAGAGACAGTTACGGAAAAAGTACTTACACTAGAGTTGTGACTCCGGCTGAAAAAACGGAACTAAACTTCAAAGTCGTCGAAAGGGGGTCAATTAATAGAAACGAACGAATACCATCAGATATGACCATGTACAGATTCTTCCCAGAAACTGATTTTCCACTTCGTCTTTTATTTGAAGAAGCAGATGGAAAGTGTTATATTAGAATGGTGTTCTCACATCTGACCTTTGATATGACATCGATAATGCTTGTTTTGGAGGACATTCAAAACTTCAAGATCAACGCAGATGTACAAGTTCCAGGATCAATGACCAAAGATATAGCTGGCCACGTGAATGAACGCCTACGCGAACACGAAAATGCATTGAAAGAATATTGGAAACGCAAAATACCTGCAGGTTTATCTTCATTATCCATGGCTGACACTGAGAGAGAGATCCCCCAAGAGATAAATATCTCAACAACAACAGCTCATATACCTCAACAACTTGTTCTGAAACTAGCACAGTTTTGCCGAAACAACGAGATTACCCAGTTTCAATTGATGGTGACAGCATATCAGATTCTTCTTCATGTTGTCACCAGAGTAGACACCATTTGTGTTTTAACCTTGGCAGACATGCGAATGTTATTTCCACAATTTCAACGGGATATAGGATGCATGGTGAACAAAGTTCCGCTTTTCCTGTCCTTATCAAAAGAACGTACAATCAACAACCTACTTATAGAAAACGGAAAGGACATTTGGATGATGCTTAACAGTGGCTTGTATCCCTTCAGGCAGATTGTAAATGAGGTTTCTGCCAGAAATGATGACCCTGACGCCATTTTCAGACACATGCTGGTATACAGAGACTTCCAAAGAGCAAACACAGAGGAAAAAGGTGGTTACGTGAAACTGTTAAACGCTGTGTCGCCAAACAACATGCATGAGACTGTGATGGTAGTATGGAATGATCGTATTAACAGAGCGTTGAATTTAGAACTCGAACACAACACACTGATTATTAGCAAGCCGGAAGCAGAATCCATTTTGCAGCTTCTAATCAGCATATTAGAGTATCTTATCGACCATGGTGATTCTACAATGAATGATATGACTCGTGAGTTCAACCATGCGGCACAACTGATACATCCTGTAGGCTCGGAAATCAATCGTACGTCTG AAATATCAATAGCATCAGGTGAATTTCTGAAGCAGACACGTAATGGCTGGAATCACCGAGTTCAGTTATCAGTGTGTCGCGACCAAGATGGCGATCAAGTACTGGTGAAGTGGCGAAGGACAAAGAATCACCGATCTCGGGAGATTTATGGCAAAGACATAGAATCAGTTGACAGGGGAACTTGCAATG GTTTACATGCTCTAACTGTTTCCACGAAAGAAAGGAATGAAAGGGTGTACACCTTCATGACCCCAAACAAGCAATTATGCGATACTATCACGAGCTGCTTACTGGACAGATTGGAGGGCGCTCGCACTAAGGGCCAGAACACAAAATTGTGA